A window of Rhododendron vialii isolate Sample 1 chromosome 11a, ASM3025357v1 contains these coding sequences:
- the LOC131308228 gene encoding polyadenylate-binding protein 8-like: protein MAQVQVPPQAQAVNAGGNQFVTTSLYVGDLELNVTDSQLYDVFNSLGQVVSVRVCRDLTTRRSLSYGYVNYANPQDAARALEMLNFTPVNGKPIRIMYSHRDPSVRKSGAGNIFIKNLDKAIDHKALHDTFSSFGNILSCKVATDSSGQSKGYGFVQYDSDEAAQKAIEKLNGMLLNDKQVYVGPFLRKQERDMASDKAKFTNVFVKNLSESTTEEDLKNIFGQFGPITSAVVMRDADGTSRCFGFVNFESADDAAQSVESLNGQTFDNKEWYVGKAQKKTERELELKVRFEQSVKEAADKSQGLNLYIKNLDDSIGDDNLKEMFSPFGTIASYKVMRDPHGISKGSGFVAFSTPEEATRALLEMNGKMVVSKPLYVAHAQRKEDRRVRLQAQFSQMRPVAMAPSVAPRMPMYPPGGPGLGQQIFYGQAPPAIMPPQPGFGYQQQLLPGMRPGGAPMPNFFVPMVQQGQQGQRPGGRRGGAVPVQQGQQPLPLMQQQMLPRGRVFRYPTGRGLPDVSMQGVGGGMLSVPYDIGGGMPFRDGGMSQPIPIGALASALANASLSDQRTMLGENLYPLVEQLEPEYAAKVTGMLLEMDQTEVLHLLESPEALKAKVAEAMEVLRNVQQQQAGNPADQLAALSLNDGLVS from the exons ATGGCGCAGGTTCAAGTTCCGCCTCAGGCTCAGGCTGTGAATGCTGGTGGAAACCAGTTCGTGACGACGTCGCTTTACGTCGGTGACCTGGAGCTGAACGTGACCGATTCTCAGCTCTATGACGTGTTTAATTCCCTGGGTCAGGTGGTCTCTGTTAGGGTTTGTAGGGACTTGACTACCCGCCGGTCGCTCAGTTACGGTTATGTCAATTATGCAAACCCCCAAGATG CTGCGAGGGCATTGGAGATGCTGAACTTCACTCCTGTTAATGGAAAGCCCATTAGGATTATGTATTCTCATCGTGACCCTAGTGTACGCAAGAGTGGAGCTGGTAACATCTTTATTAAG AATTTGGACAAGGCTATTGACCACAAAGCATTACATGACACATTCTCTTCATTTGGAAATATTCTCTCATGCAAGGTAGCTACAGACTCGTCTGGTCAGTCAAAAGGCTACGGGTTTGTGCAATATGATAGCGATGAAGCTGCCCAAAAAGCTATTGAGAAGCTTAATGGTATGCTGTTGAATGATAAGCAAGTATATGTGGGACCTTTCCTCAGGAAGCAGGAAAGAGATATGGCTTCGGACAAGGCAAAATTCACCAATGTCTTTGTGAAAAATCTATCAGAATCGACAACTGAAGAAGATCTCAAGAATATATTTGGTCAATTTGGACCAATCACTAGTGCTGTGGTGATGAGGGATGCTGATGGAACCTCTAGGTGCTTTGGTTTTGTCAATTTTGAGAGTGCAGATGATGCGGCTCAATCTGTTGAGTCTCTTAATGGACAAACTTTTGATAATAAGGAGTGGTATGTCgggaaagcccaaaaaaaaacagagagggaGCTTGAATTGAAAGTTCGATTTGAGCAGAGTGTAAAGGAGGCAGCAGACAAATCTCAAGGGCTAAACCTATATATTAAAAATCTAGATGATAGCATTGGTGATGATAATCTCAAGGAAATGTTTTCTCCATTTGGCACCATAGCTTCCTATAAG GTTATGCGAGACCCTCATGGAATAAGTAAGGGATCGGGATTTGTTGCATTTTCTACTCCTGAAGAGGCTACTAGAGCT CTGTTGGAGATGAATGGAAAGATGGTCGTCAGCAAACCTCTTTATGTTGCCCATGCACAGCGTAAAGAAGATCGAAGAGTAAGATTGCAG GCACAGTTTTCTCAAATGCGTCCAGTTGCAATGGCACCTTCTGTTGCTCCTCGTATGCCAATGTATCCCCCTGGTGGTCCTGGTCTTGGACAACAGATATTCTATGGACAAGCCCCACCTGCTATCATGCCTCCACAA CCTGGTTTTGGGTACCAGCAGCAACTTTTACCTGGCATGAGGCCAGGTGGGGCCCCCATGCCGAACTTCTTTGTGCCAATGGTTCAGCAGGGTCAGCAGGGTCAGCGTCCAGGTGGCCGACGTGGAGGCGCTGTACCCGTGCAACAGGGCCAACAGCCACTTCCGCTCATGCAGCAACAG ATGCTTCCAAGGGGGCGGGTCTTCCGTTACCCCACTGGGCGTGGCCTCCCTGATGTTTCCATGCAAGGTGTTGGTGGAGGCATGCTTTCTGTTCCTTATGATATTGGTGGTGGCATGCCTTTCCGTGATGGGGGAATGTCTCAACCAATTCCGATTGGGGCTTTGGCTTCTGCCCTTGCAAACGCTTCTCTTTCTGACCAGAGGACG ATGCTGGGTGAAAATCTGTATCCACTTGTGGAGCAGCTCGAGCCCGAGTATGCAGCTAAGGTAACTGGTATGCTTTTGGAGATGGATCAGACCGAGGTTTTGCATTTGCTGGAGTCACCAGAGGCTCTCAAAGCTAAGGTTGCGGAGGCTATGGAGGTTCTGAGGAATGTTCAACAGCAGCAAGCCGGCAACCCTGCAGATCAACTGGCTGCATTGTCTTTAAATGACGGCCTTGTGTCTTGA